Genomic segment of Primulina tabacum isolate GXHZ01 chromosome 11, ASM2559414v2, whole genome shotgun sequence:
TGTCATGTCATGTACTTTTGCCTGTGTTCATGGATGCAATATGCTGACCCGTGAACAATCAGAACCCACAATTCAAAGAATCCATCAACTTATCTACATCTATATGAGCATAAACAAATGATATGCATAAAATTTACGGACATGGTATATGCAAATATAGATTCATGAATGATAAAGATGCATTTTATCTGAAAAAACACGAAGATACATTTATTCTGGCCGACATAACAGAAAAATGCAGAATGCATGTGGAAGTCTGTGCGAGCTGCAATTTAATTCATGAAGAGAGAATTTTATAAGTTGGttatttttttagtattttatgATGGGAAGATATCTTTGATAATATATGACTAAACAAAGTCATTTCCTAAAACTTTCTCGTTGGTTTCAGCTATCACACATGATGAATGCAATACTAGGGTCCAAACTTCACATACTCATGCAAACTTCTCTCGAGTAAAGTATCAAATCCCTAGCACTCTATAAATTAAAAGCTGGGGGTAGAGTACCGCCTCCACATTCAATCGATCCCATAATGGCCCCTCATAGGGATATCGAATCTGGTGAAAACTTCACAAAAAACAATACCGTTGCTAAAAAATCCTCCAGCTTCTCGATGGAAACCTTAGGTCGAACGTTATCAGACATTTCACTCGAACTTATCAACCAAGAAACCTTAAACTCAAACAGAAGCAAGGACGACCTATCTCCCATATCAGAGGTAGAGGATGCCAAATGCGAGGGCTGCGGTATGTGCGAGGAGTGCACTCCCGAGTACGTGAAAAGGGTTCGTGAAAAGTTCTCGGGGCGCATGGTTTGTGGGCTTTGCTCAGAGGCTGTGAAAGAAGAGATGGAAAAGAATGGCGGAAAACTAGAGGAGGCATTGCGTGCCCATGTCTACACTTGTGCAAGGTTCAACCGTCTCGGCAGGGCATACCCTGTGCTTTGCCAAGCTGAAGCCATGAGAGAGATGTTAAAGAACAGGGCCAAATCTCTTAGCCCTAGGGAGAAAAGTTCTGCCTCACAGAACAAAAGTGGCCTCACTAGGAGCTCCAGTTGTATTCCGGATTATTACAAAGGAAACTAACACTCTAGTTTCTAGACATGGTTTAAAATTATCTTTAGCAGATTTCAGTAGTTAATATTACGGAGTACTAACTTTGTTGTACATTATTAACAGGGTATGCTTTTACTATTTGTATGCTATTAGGCTATACTTCCCAATAAATATAACGCTGAAACTCTAGATATATTCCCAGGCAAGAACAATCAACAAATGCTTTTGTTGAGAGGGTGCAACTTGATGAATACTTACCGGGAGTGACTGTTCTTACTTCACTCTCACTAACTTCTTCTTATTCTTACATGTGCTGTCATAAATAAATGAGtagaaattttgatttttgggTGAGGCATAGATCGTAATACATACCTTTTAGGTGATTTTGTAGTTCCTATGGTGATTGAATATTTTACAATACTTGAGAGACTTTACAGTAGAAAGGTTCGTTATCTGTCAAGAAACTATAATCTATCATCAACGCAGATTCACTTCCTTACTGTATAGAGGCTCGATTtcatttcttatttttttgGTTATGCATATCGAGTATGACTATTAGAAAAACAACATCCTTTGTCATGCATGGATATTTTATAATAGTGTAAATAAACTTCCTCTATAGCCcttgaaatttttatattaCATTTTTAAAGCTTCGTTCTCTATGAATGAAAAGGAATCGAATCTTTCAATCAAGAAGTAAGGGCCAATAAAATTTACTTTGATAGAAGGATATGATAAAAGAAAATCATCACTACAGATCTCAATGGtttaaaattcaagaaaaacaCAAACAATTATAATTGGATCCGATGATGGTTGGGTCGACCATGAAAAGTTCTTCTCACTTGCCATTCACATAATCGAGTAGATGTTTGTCGAGCTCAAAATGGCGGCAAAGAAGTTTCTGCGAGTAAATAAATTCAGGAGGAATAATTATCCCAAAACAATAACAAATTTCAGTGTATTTCTTCTCCAGGTGAAAATACTGCTAAAATCAA
This window contains:
- the LOC142519878 gene encoding uncharacterized protein LOC142519878, producing MAPHRDIESGENFTKNNTVAKKSSSFSMETLGRTLSDISLELINQETLNSNRSKDDLSPISEVEDAKCEGCGMCEECTPEYVKRVREKFSGRMVCGLCSEAVKEEMEKNGGKLEEALRAHVYTCARFNRLGRAYPVLCQAEAMREMLKNRAKSLSPREKSSASQNKSGLTRSSSCIPDYYKGN